One part of the Malus sylvestris chromosome 2, drMalSylv7.2, whole genome shotgun sequence genome encodes these proteins:
- the LOC126608856 gene encoding uncharacterized protein LOC126608856, with protein MAGPSPDLTMVTTIKFLCSYGGKILPRYLGGETRVLAVPRSISFSELSSKLTELCGPSVTAVSLRCQLPTEDLDALVSIKSDEDLVNLIEEYDRAASSANMKIRALLSLIPAAEARAMFAILFRKQLTRNDSYLWPRLNPTTQSTLKTILLTCIQQEGAKSISKKLCDTISELASGILPDNGWPELLPFMFQCGVLDIRSVIAVHRRHHSAAHKRIARRHQFHSVFDQLCG; from the coding sequence ATGGCCGGACCCTCACCTGACCTCACCATGGTCACCACCATCAAATTCCTCTGCAGCTACGGCGGCAAAATCCTCCCCCGTTACCTTGGCGGCGAAACCCGTGTACTCGCCGTTCCCCGCTCTATTTCCTTTTCCGAGCTGTCGTCCAAGCTGACGGAGTTGTGTGGGCCATCCGTGACGGCGGTTAGTCTCCGCTGTCAACTACCCACCGAAGATCTCGACGCCCTCGTGTCCATCAAGTCCGATGAGGATCTCGTTAATCTCATCGAGGAATACGACAGAGCAGCCTCTTCCGCTAATATGAAGATCAGAGCACTCCTCTCACTCATCCCTGCCGCCGAGGCCCGCGCCATGTTCGCGATTCTCTTCCGCAAGCAGCTCACCCGCAACGACTCGTATCTCTGGCCCCGATTGAATCCGACGACCCAATCAACGCTGAAGACGATTCTGCTGACGTGTATTCAGCAGGAGGGCGCGAAATCCATCTCCAAGAAGCTCTGTGATACGATTTCCGAGCTCGCCTCTGGGATTTTACCCGATAACGGATGGCCGGAGCTGCTGCCGTTTATGTTCCAGTGCGGCGTTCTTGATATTCGATCAGTTATCGCAGTACATCGGCGACATCATAGTGCCGCACATAAAAGAATTGCACGCCGTCATCAATTTCATTCAGTGTTTGACCAGCTCTGCGGATAG
- the LOC126608903 gene encoding protein RETICULATA-RELATED 5, chloroplastic-like, whose product MNAAGRRREALPQDLQKGLDLGLVSPKVLQNFFDLEQYPLLAELAQRFQGFRERLWADPKFLNRLAIEEAISLTTTLLTQYEKRRENFFEELDYVFTDTLKRSVVDFFTVWLPAPTLSFLSYADEMNTPDSMDAIKGLLGPSQIMRFRRILWGRIGVSIIDLHQCFWVV is encoded by the coding sequence ATGAATGCAGCAGGCAGGAGGCGAGAAGCCCTTCCACAGGACCTTCAGAAAGGACTGGATCTTGGTTTGGTATCCCCAAAGGTATTACAGAACTTCTTTGATCTGGAGCAGTATCCTCTTCTTGCAGAACTTGCTCAACGTTTCCAGGGTTTCAGGGAAAGATTGTGGGCAGATCCTAAATTCTTGAATAGATTAGCTATAGAAGAAGCTATATCATTAACTACTACTCTCTTAACACAGTATGAGAAGCGCAGAGAAAATTTCTTTGAAGAGCTGGACTATGTTTTTACAGATACTCTAAAGAGATCAGTGGTTGATTTCTTTACAGTGTGGCTTCCCGCCCCAACATTGTCATTCCTTTCATATGCTGATGAGATGAACACGCCTGATAGCATGGATGCCATTAAAGGTCTCCTGGGTCCATCCCAGATAATGCGTTTCAGAAGAATCTTGTGGGGACGGATTGGAGTATCAATTATAGACTTGCATCAGTGTTTCTGGGTGGTTTAA